Proteins encoded in a region of the Hypanus sabinus isolate sHypSab1 chromosome 12, sHypSab1.hap1, whole genome shotgun sequence genome:
- the LOC132403249 gene encoding late histone H2A.2.2, with translation MSGRGKTGKAKSKPKSRSSRAGLQFPVGRVHRLLRKGNYAERVGAGAPVYLAAVLEYLTAEILELAGNAARDNKKTRIIPRHLQLAVRNDEELNKLLGGVTIAQGGVLPNIQAVLLPKKSGAPANPKGK, from the coding sequence ATGAGTGGACGAGGAAAAACCGGAAAGGCCAAGAGCAAGCCCAAGTCTCGCTCGTCCCGGGCCGGACTGCAGTTCCCGGTGGGCCGTGTTCACAGGCTCCTGAGAAAGGGTAACTATGCTGAGCGGGTGGGTGCCGGAGCCCCGGTCTATCTGGCCGCTGTGCTCGAGTACCTGACGGCTGAAATCCTCGAGTTGGCCGGTAACGCGGCTCGGGACAACAAGAAGACCCGCATCATCCCCAGACACCTGCAGCTGGCCGTCCGCAACGACGAGGAGCTCAACAAGCTGCTGGGAGGGGTAACCATCGCTCAGGGCGGGGTGCTGCCCAATATCCAGGCCGTGTTGTTGCCCAAGAAAAGCGGCGCGCCCGCCAACCCCAAGGGCAAGTAA
- the LOC132403263 gene encoding histone H3 — MARTKQTARKSTGGKAPRKQLATKAARKSAPATGGVKKPHRYRPGTVALREIRRYQKSTELLIRKLPFQRLVREIAQDFKTDLRFQSSAVMALQEASEAYLVGLFEDTNLCAIHAKRVTIMPKDIQLARRIRGERA; from the coding sequence ATGGCCCGGACCAAGCAAACGGCGCGCAAATCGACCGGAGGGAAAGCTCCCCGCAAACAACTGGCCACCAAAGCGGCGCGGAAAAGCGCTCCAGCCACGGGCGGAGTGAAGAAGCCCCATCGCTACCGGCCCGGCACCGTGGCTCTGAGGGAGATCCGGCGCTACCAGAAATCCACCGAGCTGCTCATCCGCAAACTGCCCTTCCAGCGCCTGGTGCGGGAGATCGCTCAGGACTTCAAGACCGACCTGCGCTTCCAGAGCTCGGCCGTCATGGCCCTGCAGGAGGCCAGTGAAGCTTACCTGGTGGGGCTCTTCGAGGACACCAACCTGTGCGCCATCCACGCCAAGCGAGTCACCATCATGCCCAAGGACATCCAGCTGGCCCGCCGCATCCGTGGAGAGCGCGCCTGA
- the LOC132402416 gene encoding histone H4 — MSGRGKGGKGLGKGGAKRHRKVLRDNIQGITKPAIRRLARRGGVKRISGLIYEETRGVLKVFLENVIRDAVTYTEHAKRKTVTAMDVVYALKRQGRTLYGFGG; from the coding sequence ATGtctggcagagggaaaggaggcaAAGGACTGGGCAAAGGCGGAGCCAAGCGGCACCGTAAAGTGCTCCGTGATAACATCCAGGGCATCACCAAACCGGCCATCCGCCGTCTGGCTCGGCGTGGCGGCGTCAAGCGGATCTCGGGTCTGATCTACGAGGAGACCCGCGGggtgctgaaggttttcctggAGAATGTGATCCGGGATGCGGTCACCTACACCGAGCACGCCAAGCGCAAGACGGTCACTGCCATGGATGTGGTGTACGCTCTGAAACGCCAGGGCCGCACTCTCTATGGCTTCGGCGGTTGA